The proteins below are encoded in one region of Phycisphaerales bacterium AB-hyl4:
- a CDS encoding tyrosine-type recombinase/integrase: MTDARPKECNKRSVLLHSPNEASDQVPHGQDEHAVVPPQADTDEQLLSLWLHGRAEGTQAVYRAEAERMLRYIGKSLHRITLGDLQAFADHLVQKGLADTTRHRILAITKSLIAFSHRLGYLPFDVARPLNLPPVRNRLSERIIDEAQVQRMIALEAHPRNRALLLLLYAAGVRVSESASLTWRDCHQRDGGGQISVLGKGGKVRSIRLPGQVWQALQGLDNDADLNAPVFTSRNSGQLSRSQILRIVRRAANRACINKPVSPHWLRHAHASHSLDRSAPIHLVQRTLGHASVATTGRYLHARPSESSSDYLTL, encoded by the coding sequence ATGACTGATGCGCGTCCGAAAGAATGCAACAAAAGAAGCGTTTTGTTGCACTCGCCGAACGAGGCGAGCGACCAGGTGCCCCATGGTCAGGACGAGCATGCGGTTGTCCCACCTCAGGCGGATACTGACGAACAACTGCTCAGCCTCTGGCTCCACGGACGGGCCGAGGGGACGCAAGCCGTGTATCGCGCCGAAGCTGAGCGGATGCTTCGTTATATCGGCAAGTCGTTGCACAGGATTACCCTTGGTGATCTTCAAGCTTTCGCTGACCACCTCGTTCAGAAAGGGTTGGCCGATACGACACGTCATCGAATTCTTGCCATTACAAAGTCGTTGATCGCCTTTAGTCACCGGCTAGGGTACTTGCCTTTTGACGTGGCACGGCCACTCAATCTCCCGCCAGTACGCAACCGCTTGAGTGAACGGATCATTGATGAGGCCCAAGTGCAACGAATGATCGCACTTGAAGCCCATCCTCGGAATCGAGCCTTGCTTCTGCTCCTTTATGCCGCTGGCGTGCGAGTTTCGGAATCAGCCTCGCTGACGTGGCGAGATTGTCATCAACGTGACGGAGGGGGCCAGATCAGCGTGCTCGGTAAGGGGGGGAAGGTGAGGTCAATTCGATTGCCTGGTCAGGTGTGGCAAGCACTGCAAGGTCTCGACAACGATGCAGACTTGAACGCTCCGGTGTTTACCAGTCGCAATAGTGGGCAACTGTCCCGATCGCAGATTCTTCGTATCGTCCGCCGTGCAGCCAATCGTGCGTGTATCAACAAACCTGTTTCGCCGCACTGGCTCCGCCATGCCCATGCCAGCCACTCGCTCGATCGATCGGCACCCATCCATCTGGTCCAAAGGACACTGGGGCATGCGAGCGTCGCGACGACGGGTCGCTATTTGCACGCCCGGCCGAGCGAATCTTCCTCCGATTATCTGACGCTGTGA